CCTTATTGTAGGAAAATTTGCAGGTCTTAATCTTAAAAATTTAGGAGTCACAAAAGTATCATTCAGTTGATATTTGGCTTTCAAAAAATCAAACTCTCTTTTCCACATCTCGGTTTCCGTATCGGAAGGCTTTTCTAGCCAGCCACTCAACCCGAAAAATAAAGCTTCTAATTGATTTTGATGGTGCCTTATTTTATTTACAATAGCAAAACCTACACTTTCCGCCATTTGTTTGAAAATGGAAGCGTTGACTTTAAGTCCAAAAGCATACGCCAAATTTTGAAATAAAACTTCTTCGTAATTATTTTTAGTTTTAACGAGTTCTGTTTCTATTTCCAAAGACTTTTGGTCAAGTTTTTTGAGTAAAATTTCCTCTGAAAACTGAAACGGAATTTTAGAAACCTCTATCAACTTCTCACACGGAATAAACTCATTTTGAGCCTTTAACTGCTGATATTTCTCTAGTGTAGAAATTTCCAAATAATCTTTAAGCTCTAATGTTGGGATATTTTTCCCAACTAGCTCTTCCACATCTTTATCATGAGTGTAGACCACATGCAAAATAATATTATCGTATTGTCTATTCAAATGATGTTGATGCTGTTGATAATCCGAAGATTTCAAATGCAATTCTATACTCCCTGCTAAAACAATATTTTGATATTTAATTTTAGCAAACAAAAAATCGGCTCCTTCATCAGAATTCCACTGACCAAAATCTAAGACCTCTACCTTATTACCTTTAGTATCCTTAAAATCAAAAGTTTTAAAGATTTTAAAATTCCAAAGATATTGCAGTAGTTGCTCAGTCATACAAAGAGTAAAGTTAGCTTTTAAAAGATTCTATTGTTTCACGATACATTTGCTCGTATTGTGGAAGAATATTTTTTAAATCAAAACGCAGGGCTACTTCTTTTGCTTTTTCTTTCATTTTTTGAAGCAAAGCATCGTCTTGCAAGAGATTGATGGTCTTTTTAGCCATAGTTTCCACATCGCCCACTTCCGTCAAAAAGCCTGTTTCTCCTTGTATATTTACCTCTGGTATCCCTCCTGCATTACTACTAATCACCGCATTCCCTGCCGCCATTGCTTCCAACGCTGCCAAACCAAAACTCTCCTGCTCAGAAGGAAGCAAAAACACATCAGTACATTTTAAAATTTGGTACAAATCATTAGTTTTACCTAAAATCCTTATTTTGTCTATAAGGTGTGGGTGAGCCATAAGAAAATCGTTAACCAGCTCCATATCAGGACCTTCACCAATAATAACCAGTTTACTTGGCACTTTTTCCTGCACTCTTTTAAATACCTCTAACACATCAGGAATTCTCTTAACTTTTCTTAAATTAGAAACATGAATCAGTAGTTTTTCGTCATCTTCTGCAAACTGTCTTCTACAACAGCCTACAAAACTGTTATATAAATCGTTATCAATAAAATTTGGAATAACTTGTATTTCTTTTTTAATAGTAAAGGCTTTTAAAGTATCTTTTTTAAGACTTTCCGAAACGGAAGTTACCGCATCTGAATGATTGATAGAAAACTGAACCGCTGCCTTATAACTAGGATGTTGCCCCACCAAAGTAATATCGGTGCCGTGTAGTGTGGTAACTACAGGAATCAAAACACCTTCATCTTTCAGCATCTGCTTTGCCACAAAGGCTGCATAAGCATACGGAATAGCATAATGAGCATGTATGAGGTCTAATTTATAAAGTTTAACTACCTGATAAATAGCCGAAGACAATGCAATATCATACGGCTGATATTTAAACAATGGATAGGTTTCAACATTTACTTTATGGAAAAAAATGTTAGGGTTGGTCATATCCAACCGTGCGGGAAGGTTAGAACTAATGAAGTGTACCTCATAACCTTTTTGAGCTAAACTCATTCCTAACTCGGTAGCCACAATACCGCTCCCCCCATAAGTAGGATAACATAAAATACCTATTTTCATTTGCTTTTTAATATTAGTTTTTAACTTTAATACTACACTCAATCCCGCTATTCACTGCTTCCACATCTATTCCCTCTCCTTCTTTTAAATCTTGATTTACCACCACAGGAAGCCGCCCATGTATTTTAGTTTTACCTAAAAGTCCTTTGGCAGTAGCTTTCATAGACAATTCATTATTTTCATAAGCCACAAGTACCGTTGGATAATTCTTTATATTTATATCTCTCAAAGCGTAAGGACTACCAAACACTAC
This Riemerella anatipestifer DNA region includes the following protein-coding sequences:
- a CDS encoding DUF2851 family protein, with protein sequence MTEQLLQYLWNFKIFKTFDFKDTKGNKVEVLDFGQWNSDEGADFLFAKIKYQNIVLAGSIELHLKSSDYQQHQHHLNRQYDNIILHVVYTHDKDVEELVGKNIPTLELKDYLEISTLEKYQQLKAQNEFIPCEKLIEVSKIPFQFSEEILLKKLDQKSLEIETELVKTKNNYEEVLFQNLAYAFGLKVNASIFKQMAESVGFAIVNKIRHHQNQLEALFFGLSGWLEKPSDTETEMWKREFDFLKAKYQLNDTFVTPKFLRLRPANFPTIRLSQLAHLYHLHQNLFSKIIKASCLEELYELFTPIKASEYWDNHYNFGKPTDKKSVKKLTKSFIDLVILNAVLPLKYTYHKHSEEEISETILGFYQNIKPEKNSIIEQWEALKVPIKTAVDSQAYLFQYKNFCSQKKCLTCDIGYQLLKR
- the bshA gene encoding N-acetyl-alpha-D-glucosaminyl L-malate synthase BshA; protein product: MKIGILCYPTYGGSGIVATELGMSLAQKGYEVHFISSNLPARLDMTNPNIFFHKVNVETYPLFKYQPYDIALSSAIYQVVKLYKLDLIHAHYAIPYAYAAFVAKQMLKDEGVLIPVVTTLHGTDITLVGQHPSYKAAVQFSINHSDAVTSVSESLKKDTLKAFTIKKEIQVIPNFIDNDLYNSFVGCCRRQFAEDDEKLLIHVSNLRKVKRIPDVLEVFKRVQEKVPSKLVIIGEGPDMELVNDFLMAHPHLIDKIRILGKTNDLYQILKCTDVFLLPSEQESFGLAALEAMAAGNAVISSNAGGIPEVNIQGETGFLTEVGDVETMAKKTINLLQDDALLQKMKEKAKEVALRFDLKNILPQYEQMYRETIESFKS